Below is a window of Abyssisolibacter fermentans DNA.
AGAGAATTGGGAGTTACTTCATTCCATTTAGATAGAAGCGGTATCAAAAAAAGTGAGTGGATGATTGAGTCTCTAAAAGAGATTATTGAGTATGTTGAACGAGTGAAATGAGTCTTGGTTTAGGTGCAGTGAGGTTTATCCCTATTCCATTACATGAAAGATGATGATATAAAAATTTTGCTTATAGTTAATTGTTCCGCATAAAAAGTGTATTTTGTAATTTATGACGAATTCAATTAATGATAAGATGAAATTCTAAAAGTGGGGTGAACTAAATGAGTGATTTAAGTTATCACTGTAAGTGGAGATTAGAATTAGCAAAACAAATTTGTGAAAAAATAAGGGATATTAAAGGAGTAAAAGCAATAATTGTAGGTGGTTCAGTCGCAAGAGGTTACGCTGATGAATATTCAGATTTAGAAATACCTATATTTTGGGATAAGCAACCCGATGAGAATACTCGAAAGCTTATAGTAAAGAAACTGAATGCAGAATATTTTTATCCATATAATTACGAAGCAAGAGAGGATAATGTCATTGTCAATGGATTTAGGATTGATTTATGGCACATTACTCTTGATGAAGAAGAAGAAGTTATCAAATCTGTTACCAAAGATTTTGAAATAGATTTTGGAAGTAGCAATGCTATGGATACTATAAGAACTTCTATACCACTGTTTGGTGAAGAAATAATATATTCTTGGAAGGATAAAGCAAAAGAATATCCGAAAGAGATTGCTATAAAAAATATTAAAGAAAGTCTGAAATCAATTGATAGTACTCATGTTGAACTTTATCTTCAAAGGCAAAATTCAACGTTAATAAATGAGCATATTGCTCATTTACAAAAGAATATATTCCTCATACTTCTTGCTTTAAACAATGAATACTTTCCAACATTTAAATGGATGTATAAATCACTCGAGACTTTTAAAATCAAACCTGAAAATATTGAGCAAAGATTTAGAGACATTTTTACCTACCCACCAAGGAAGGCATTTGAAAATACTTTAATTATTATGTTGGAGACTCTCCATATAATAAATGAGGTATATTCAGAAATTAACACAAATATAGTTTTAAGCAAACTAAAATCTGCTCGAATTGCTCATAATCATCCAGTAAATATTTGGGGTTAATTATACCTTAACGACGTAATCTTCGTATTTTGTGAACTAATGGGTTGACTTAATAAGCTCTAAGTTATATTAAATATCAATTTTATTTTTAAC
It encodes the following:
- a CDS encoding DUF4037 domain-containing protein, which encodes MSDLSYHCKWRLELAKQICEKIRDIKGVKAIIVGGSVARGYADEYSDLEIPIFWDKQPDENTRKLIVKKLNAEYFYPYNYEAREDNVIVNGFRIDLWHITLDEEEEVIKSVTKDFEIDFGSSNAMDTIRTSIPLFGEEIIYSWKDKAKEYPKEIAIKNIKESLKSIDSTHVELYLQRQNSTLINEHIAHLQKNIFLILLALNNEYFPTFKWMYKSLETFKIKPENIEQRFRDIFTYPPRKAFENTLIIMLETLHIINEVYSEINTNIVLSKLKSARIAHNHPVNIWG